The following proteins come from a genomic window of Melospiza georgiana isolate bMelGeo1 chromosome 3, bMelGeo1.pri, whole genome shotgun sequence:
- the YPEL5 gene encoding protein yippee-like 5, whose protein sequence is MGRIFLDHIGGTRLFSCANCDTILTNRSELISTRFTGATGRAFLFNKVVNLQYSEVQDRVMLTGRHMVRDVSCKNCNSKLGWIYEFATEDSQRYKEGRVILERALVRESEGFEEHVPSDNS, encoded by the exons atgggaagaatttttttggATCACATCGGTGGCACTCGCCTGTTCTCCTGCGCAAACTGTGACACGATCCTGACCAACCGCTCTGAGCTCATCTCCACTCGCTTTACAGGGGCCACAGGGAGGGCCTTTCTTTTTAACAAG GTGGTCAACCTGCAGTACAGTGAAGTTCAGGATCGGGTCATGCTCACTGGCCGCCACATGGTGCGGGACGTGAGCTGCAAGAACTGCAACAGCAAACTGGGCTGGATCTATGAGTTTGCCACCGAGGACAGCCAGCGCTACAAGGAGGGCCGCGTCATCCTGGAGCGGGCCCTGGTGCGGGAGAGCGAGGGCTTCGAGGAGCACGTTCCATCCGACAATTCCTGA